A genomic stretch from Eptesicus fuscus isolate TK198812 chromosome 15, DD_ASM_mEF_20220401, whole genome shotgun sequence includes:
- the BAAT gene encoding bile acid-CoA:amino acid N-acyltransferase — protein MFQLTATPASGLSDEPVHIRATGLPPLQLVTLTASLKDEKGNLYQSKAFYRADEAGELDLKQAPSVGGDYVGVHPMGLFWSLKPERPFGRLLKRDVNSPFLVTLDLYDSVCSQDPAPAQPRASQVVQRWFCRPGTQRVPIREGRVRGALFLPPGEGPFPGIMDLFGGVGGLIEFRASLLAAHGFAVLALAYFAYEDLPKLLQEVDLEYFEEAANLLLAHPKIRGPGIGVLSVSKGAEIGLAMACFLKQVVAAVCINGPNAVYDFPFRYRGLVLSPIPSFLERMQVHVSGAVSLRHFRGDPREELNQRSVFPVEKARGQILFVIGEDDQSINSKEYAEQALEQLQSHGRSNGRMLVYPGAGHLLEPPYAPLCYASRIYSVSASASGNHPFASSRNYSISQPLLWGGDPAAHAAAQEHAWGEIQKFFRQHLTQTRSQL, from the exons ATGTTCCAGCTGACAGCCACCCCAGCCAGTGGCCTTTCGGATGAGCCCGTGCACATCCGAGCGACAGGCCTGCCTCCGTTGCAGCTGGTGACCCTCACGGCATCTCTGAAGGATGAGAAGGGAAACCTCTACCAGTCCAAAGCCTTCTACAGGGCTGACGAGGCTGGGGAGCTGGACCTGAAGCAGGCTCCTTCAGTGGGAGGCGACTATGTGGGGGTCCATCCCATGGGCCTCTTCTGGTCTCTGAAGCCTGAGAGGCCTTTTGGGAGGCTGCTGAAGAGGGATGTGAACAGCCCCTTTTTGGTCACTCTGGACTTATACGACTCAGTTTGCTCCCAAGATCCAGCCCCGGCTCAGCCCCGGGCCAGCCAGGTGGTGCAGCGCTGGTTCTGTCGCCCCGGGACGCAGCGGGTGCCCATCCGAGAAGGCCGCGTGCGGGGAGCCCTTTTTCTCCCTCCAG GGGAAGGCCCTTTCCCAGGAATCATGGATTtgtttgggggtgtggggggtctAATTGAATTCCGAGCCAGCCTGCTGGCTGCCCATGGCTTTGCAGTCCTGGCATTGGCATACTTTGCCTATGAAGACCTGCCCAAGCTACTGCAGGAGGTGGACCTGGAATATTTTGAGGAAGCTGCCAACTTGCTACTAGCTCATCCCAag ATCCGAGGGCCAGGCATCGGAGTGCTTTCTGTGAGCAAAGGTGCAGAGATCGGGCTGGCCATGGCCTGCTTCCTGAAGCAGGTGGTAGCCGCCGTCTGCATCAACGGGCCTAATGCCGTCTATGACTTCCCGTTCCGGTACAGGGGTCTGGTTCTGTCACCCATCCCCTCGTTTCTGGAGCGCATGCAGGTGCACGTCTCCGGGGCTGTGAGCCTCCGCCACTTCAGGGGGGACCCCCGGGAGGAGCTGAATCAGCGGAGCGTGTTTCCTGTTGAAAAGGCCCGGGGTCAGATCCTCTTCGTTATAGGAGAGGATGACCAGTCGATCAACAGCAAAGAGTATGCTGAgcaggccctggagcagctgcagAGCCACGGGAGAAGCAATGGAAGGATGCTGGTCTACCCGGGGGCAGGCCACCTTCTAGAGCCGCCCTATGCACCCCTGTGCTATGCTTCCCGTATTTACTCTGTTTCCGCTTCCGCTTCCGGGAATCACCCCTTTGCCAGTTCCCGTAATTACTCCATTTCTCAACCCCTGCTCTGGGGAGGGGACCCTGCTGCGCATGCGGCAGCCCAGGAGCACGCCTGGGGAGAGATCCAGAAATTCTTCAGGCAACACCTCACTCAAACCAGAAGCCAGCTCTGA